The proteins below are encoded in one region of Oligoflexus sp.:
- the secG gene encoding preprotein translocase subunit SecG — MDIFLTVVHIAAAIFMIVVIIVQGGNSGGVGAAFGGGNSTGLFGAAGATSFLGKLTYIMAGVFMVTSIALTMVTGKTGKTGLTERLEKAGAKTEQTTPAQPQPEAAPAVPPVEGQAPQTEPNKP; from the coding sequence ATGGATATTTTCTTGACGGTCGTTCACATCGCTGCTGCTATCTTTATGATTGTTGTGATCATAGTGCAAGGCGGCAATTCTGGCGGTGTAGGCGCAGCCTTCGGTGGTGGTAACTCAACAGGTCTCTTTGGCGCCGCTGGTGCTACAAGCTTTCTTGGCAAGTTGACCTACATCATGGCCGGTGTATTCATGGTTACGAGCATCGCCTTAACGATGGTCACGGGTAAAACTGGTAAAACTGGTTTGACGGAACGCCTTGAAAAGGCCGGCGCCAAAACAGAACAAACCACTCCAGCCCAGCCTCAACCCGAAGCAGCTCCTGCTGTTCCGCCAGTTGAAGGTCAAGCACCCCAAACCGAACCGAACAAACCCTAA
- a CDS encoding Ppx/GppA phosphatase family protein: MAITALDEAGQIHVIDGQKENMRIAEAIEDGMIPEKLFQRATEALLAMKSIGQSYKGEFRVVATQAIRAAHNRLAFIDHIQKTTGLKMEIIDGVEEARLSFLGVSQSLSFGTENLLSVDIGGASTEIAVGRGADCTYLSSLKMGALLLSKTYFFDKGHTADQLEELRQYVEARLTPIQVDLFGASVQNAAATSGTAKALARMIHQDRTRTELDDPHGFRFTAAELYAVEQELGKILHPDRIAIRWGLDSKRADIVLSGCVILATLTRLLQIPHWIVSASGLREGVALDTYERKGLLPRAHWQDLRWQSVVGFAGKLRLDPAFAAQTSDLAVRIFDEMVAFPAFADMSSDARLDRDLLLAAAYLLEAGKFINFTSYHRHSYYLITESNLLGYTQEEKNLIALINRFARKSPAKSSKSDSLPYLDRNLSRVNLLSSCLRIARCLLRTRQMKIQSLKITKQGGSYALRMTTTPGSRMDAEKLALKKDAKSLEKALDCGLDFQFEAPGSKS; the protein is encoded by the coding sequence TTGGCGATTACTGCGCTGGATGAAGCCGGCCAGATCCACGTGATTGACGGTCAGAAGGAAAACATGCGGATCGCCGAGGCGATCGAAGACGGCATGATTCCGGAAAAACTGTTCCAACGTGCCACAGAAGCCTTGCTGGCCATGAAAAGCATCGGCCAAAGCTACAAGGGTGAGTTCCGGGTCGTTGCAACCCAGGCCATCCGTGCGGCGCATAACCGTCTCGCTTTCATTGATCACATTCAAAAAACCACCGGCCTGAAGATGGAAATCATCGACGGCGTGGAAGAGGCGCGTCTTTCCTTTCTCGGTGTTTCCCAAAGTCTGAGCTTTGGCACGGAGAATCTTTTATCAGTGGATATCGGCGGCGCCTCGACGGAAATAGCCGTGGGACGCGGGGCGGACTGCACCTATTTGAGTTCCTTGAAAATGGGGGCTTTGCTTTTGTCGAAGACCTATTTCTTTGACAAGGGGCACACGGCTGACCAGTTGGAAGAGCTCAGGCAGTATGTTGAAGCGCGCTTGACACCGATCCAGGTCGATCTCTTCGGCGCCAGTGTGCAGAACGCAGCCGCCACATCAGGTACGGCCAAAGCCCTGGCGCGCATGATTCATCAGGATCGCACCCGCACAGAGCTGGATGATCCGCACGGCTTTCGTTTTACCGCGGCGGAACTCTATGCCGTGGAACAGGAGCTTGGAAAAATTTTGCATCCCGATCGGATCGCCATCCGTTGGGGCCTTGATAGCAAGCGGGCGGACATCGTTCTGTCCGGTTGCGTGATCCTTGCAACGCTGACCCGATTGCTTCAGATTCCGCATTGGATCGTCTCCGCGAGCGGTCTTAGGGAAGGCGTGGCGCTGGATACCTATGAGCGAAAAGGTCTTTTGCCGCGCGCTCACTGGCAGGATCTGCGTTGGCAGAGCGTCGTGGGTTTTGCCGGAAAATTGCGGCTCGATCCGGCCTTCGCAGCCCAGACGAGCGACCTGGCCGTCAGGATTTTTGATGAAATGGTCGCCTTCCCCGCCTTTGCCGATATGTCGAGCGATGCGCGTTTGGATCGCGATCTGCTTCTGGCCGCCGCGTATCTTTTGGAAGCGGGCAAGTTCATCAACTTCACCAGCTATCATCGGCATTCCTATTATCTGATTACCGAATCCAACCTTCTGGGGTACACGCAGGAAGAGAAGAACCTGATTGCGCTGATCAATCGTTTTGCTCGGAAAAGTCCGGCCAAATCCAGTAAATCGGACAGTCTTCCCTATCTCGACAGGAACCTTTCGCGGGTCAATCTTTTGAGTTCCTGCCTCAGGATCGCGCGCTGTCTTCTACGCACGAGGCAAATGAAAATACAAAGCCTGAAAATCACCAAGCAGGGCGGCAGCTATGCGCTGCGCATGACCACAACCCCTGGAAGCCGCATGGATGCGGAAAAGCTGGCGCTGAAAAAAGACGCGAAGAGCCTGGAAAAAGCCCTGGACTGCGGTTTGGATTTTCAATTCGAAGCACCTGGGAGCAAGTCTTGA
- the queG gene encoding tRNA epoxyqueuosine(34) reductase QueG — protein MKREELQKLCSDEGLLLLGLVDLGPEPRFELFEKWLSEGQHAGMQFLENNKQLREDPRGLLPDSVQALVFALPYYQGDKLNAALKGEYRVAQYARLRDYHKSMKQKATRILSKLQAQQPSLQGRVTIDSAPLLERALAARTMRGFIGKNTCFIHPDHGSLMLIGEILLSHHLTLSDSTSPVDPDQRTDAGGCGTCRRCQVNCPTGALDTAYKLDARKCLAYWTIEHRGPIPFEFWPHLPTYIFGCDLCQLACPYNRKALPTSEPTRPDLINPDLLDLATMSQSRYEAWMGGTPLTRAKREGLRRNALIAMAVTKDERLEEACAGVKEEDAEVLHQTLEQIKTWFNSGGQ, from the coding sequence ATGAAACGCGAGGAACTGCAGAAACTTTGCAGTGATGAAGGTCTGCTCCTTTTGGGGCTGGTGGACCTCGGGCCTGAACCGCGTTTTGAGCTATTTGAAAAATGGCTCAGCGAAGGTCAGCATGCGGGTATGCAGTTTCTTGAGAATAATAAACAACTGCGGGAAGATCCGCGTGGGCTGCTCCCGGATTCGGTGCAGGCGCTTGTATTTGCCTTGCCCTACTATCAGGGAGATAAGCTGAATGCAGCTTTAAAAGGGGAGTATAGGGTAGCGCAGTATGCTCGTCTTCGCGATTATCATAAGTCGATGAAGCAAAAGGCGACGCGCATTCTCTCCAAGCTTCAAGCGCAACAACCAAGCCTGCAAGGCCGTGTAACCATCGACAGCGCGCCACTTCTCGAACGGGCCCTTGCTGCCCGTACCATGCGCGGTTTCATCGGTAAGAACACCTGCTTCATCCATCCTGATCACGGGAGCCTCATGCTGATCGGAGAGATCCTCCTGAGCCATCACTTAACCTTAAGTGACTCGACCTCCCCAGTCGACCCTGACCAAAGAACCGACGCAGGCGGCTGCGGCACCTGTCGTCGTTGTCAGGTCAACTGTCCAACAGGGGCCCTCGATACAGCTTATAAACTCGACGCGCGCAAGTGCCTCGCCTACTGGACCATCGAACACCGTGGTCCTATCCCCTTCGAATTCTGGCCCCACCTTCCCACGTATATCTTCGGCTGCGATCTTTGCCAGCTCGCGTGCCCCTATAACCGCAAAGCCCTCCCCACATCCGAACCCACCCGTCCCGACCTGATCAATCCCGATCTCCTCGACCTCGCCACCATGAGCCAATCCCGCTACGAAGCCTGGATGGGCGGCACACCCTTAACCCGCGCCAAGCGCGAGGGTTTGCGGCGGAATGCTTTGATTGCGATGGCGGTGACCAAGGATGAACGTTTGGAAGAAGCGTGTGCGGGCGTGAAAGAGGAGGATGCAGAGGTCCTGCATCAAACTCTTGAGCAGATCAAAACCTGGTTTAATAGCGGCGGACAGTAA
- the ppk1 gene encoding polyphosphate kinase 1, which yields MNAEKLRKLNHKSQDDRYFNRELSWLAFNFRVLEESRRSRTPLLDRCRFLAICYSNLDEFFMVRVAGKKRSLRQGSLPGDSPDQLSIPETLARIHEGTKRLVEDIGEIWNNELLPELRAQNIRLEKIDSLDASAQKALAQYYRETVLPVLTPLAVDPAHPFPFLANRRLYLIVVFKPEKDDVPLPPIAFVEVPAVLPRLLPVNTDPNDRVFVMMEDLIATHLGTLFFGMPVTAAYPIRVTRNLDFKLLESQVVDLLSSVQTEVKARDQAEAVRLEYGADILPELKAHLELRLGLTPEDSYAMNCPLSMTDLALHEIPRDDLKFPSFNPRLPPRMNTQRSIFSLIRDEDMLLHHPFESFYAVIELLHTAAWDPDVLAIKQTLYRTSGDSPIIDALILAAEQGKQVTAVVELKARFDENNNITWARRMERAGVHVVYGFVGLKTHCKMTLIVRREDHQLHRYVHLSTGNYNSSTARHYVDIGYITARPAFGEDASLLFNMLTGFNILSRETEAFKPFPSPLQKLVVAPLYLRDELLRLIDREIQAHAETGDGLIFAKMNSLVDGALIDKLYEASRLGVRIRLIVRGICCLRPGAPGLSENIEVMSIIGRFLEHSRIFYFRNKGADDVYLGSADWMPRNMDRRIEVVFPIEDSKAKSRIVEEIIPTYWADTENAWLLQNDGAYTMRSTVEGSKWDSQQKFIEIAREQGIKSLPYDKAIRHDLKRKGRPIVKKIGNRKTAKSED from the coding sequence ATGAACGCAGAAAAATTGCGAAAGCTAAACCATAAAAGCCAGGATGACCGTTACTTTAACCGGGAACTCAGCTGGCTTGCGTTTAATTTTCGAGTCCTCGAAGAAAGCCGTCGTTCCCGCACGCCACTTTTGGATCGCTGTCGCTTTTTGGCGATTTGCTACTCGAATCTGGACGAGTTTTTTATGGTTCGGGTCGCTGGCAAAAAGCGCTCTCTGCGGCAGGGCTCCCTGCCCGGTGACAGCCCTGATCAGCTGTCCATTCCCGAAACGCTGGCGCGCATCCATGAAGGCACCAAACGCCTCGTCGAGGATATCGGCGAGATTTGGAATAACGAGCTTTTGCCCGAGCTTCGCGCGCAGAATATTCGCCTGGAAAAAATTGATAGTCTGGATGCTTCTGCCCAGAAGGCTTTGGCTCAGTATTATCGGGAAACCGTCCTGCCCGTTCTTACGCCTTTGGCGGTGGATCCGGCGCATCCCTTTCCCTTTCTGGCCAATCGCCGCCTTTATTTGATCGTCGTTTTCAAACCGGAAAAGGATGATGTCCCGCTGCCGCCCATCGCCTTTGTCGAAGTGCCAGCGGTTTTGCCGCGACTTTTACCGGTGAATACTGATCCGAATGATCGCGTGTTCGTGATGATGGAAGATCTGATCGCCACGCACCTCGGTACGCTTTTCTTTGGAATGCCCGTCACGGCCGCTTATCCGATCCGCGTCACGCGGAATCTCGATTTTAAGTTGCTCGAAAGCCAGGTCGTCGATCTTTTGAGTTCGGTGCAGACCGAAGTCAAAGCCCGCGATCAGGCGGAAGCCGTGCGCTTGGAATACGGCGCGGATATCCTGCCGGAATTGAAGGCGCACCTGGAGCTGCGCCTTGGTCTGACGCCGGAAGACAGTTACGCCATGAACTGTCCTTTATCTATGACCGATCTCGCGCTTCATGAAATTCCGCGCGATGATTTGAAGTTCCCCTCGTTCAATCCGCGCCTGCCGCCGCGCATGAATACGCAGCGCAGCATTTTTTCTTTGATCCGCGACGAGGATATGCTCCTGCATCATCCTTTTGAAAGCTTCTATGCCGTCATCGAGCTTTTGCACACGGCGGCCTGGGATCCGGATGTCCTGGCCATCAAGCAGACCCTCTATCGGACATCAGGCGACTCCCCTATCATTGACGCCCTGATTCTGGCTGCAGAGCAGGGAAAGCAGGTGACCGCCGTCGTCGAGCTGAAGGCACGCTTCGATGAAAACAACAACATCACCTGGGCCCGCCGCATGGAACGCGCAGGTGTGCATGTGGTCTATGGTTTCGTCGGCTTGAAAACGCACTGCAAGATGACTTTGATCGTGCGGCGGGAGGATCATCAGCTGCACCGTTACGTGCATCTCTCGACGGGCAATTACAATTCTTCAACCGCTCGCCATTATGTGGACATCGGCTATATCACGGCCCGCCCGGCTTTCGGCGAGGATGCGAGCCTTCTTTTCAATATGCTGACGGGCTTTAATATCCTGAGTCGGGAAACCGAGGCCTTCAAGCCCTTCCCTTCACCTTTGCAAAAGCTCGTCGTAGCGCCGCTTTATCTTCGGGATGAACTCCTTCGCCTGATTGATCGGGAAATCCAGGCTCATGCCGAGACGGGCGACGGCTTGATCTTTGCGAAAATGAACTCGCTCGTCGATGGTGCTTTGATTGATAAACTCTACGAGGCGTCCCGCCTGGGCGTCCGTATTCGCCTGATCGTGCGCGGCATCTGCTGTCTGCGGCCGGGCGCACCGGGTCTGAGCGAGAATATCGAAGTGATGTCCATCATTGGCCGTTTTCTGGAACACAGCCGCATCTTTTATTTCCGGAACAAAGGCGCGGATGATGTGTACCTGGGCTCTGCCGATTGGATGCCGCGGAACATGGACAGAAGAATTGAGGTGGTTTTCCCCATCGAGGACAGCAAGGCCAAGAGTCGCATCGTCGAGGAAATCATCCCGACCTATTGGGCCGATACCGAAAATGCCTGGCTGCTGCAAAACGATGGCGCCTATACGATGCGCAGCACAGTCGAAGGGTCAAAATGGGACTCTCAGCAGAAGTTTATTGAAATTGCCCGGGAGCAAGGTATCAAATCGCTTCCATATGACAAAGCCATACGGCATGATTTGAAGCGTAAAGGACGGCCGATTGTGAAGAAGATCGGCAACCGAAAAACCGCGAAGTCAGAGGACTAG
- the kdsA gene encoding 3-deoxy-8-phosphooctulonate synthase, whose product MNTPLFKRQPSKPVVIAGPCMAESYELLEAVCTQLVGLAKELDFQLVFKASFDKANRTSINSYRGPGLDQALRWFSQLKDKFPGLKVLTDVHETAQVGPAAEVIDVLQIPAFLCRQTDLVVAAVKTGRSVNVKKGQFLAPENAQHIISKVLAAAEEDKLTPDFALTERGATFGYGNLVVDMRGLKVMSDLGAPVIFDITHSLQLPAAGGSSGEISGGLRGFAPVLARAATATGYLDGFFLEVHADPNKAKSDAATQLSQKQAEILLRQLLPLWREMRTATAHDGEFF is encoded by the coding sequence ATGAATACTCCACTCTTCAAACGCCAGCCCAGCAAACCCGTCGTGATTGCCGGGCCGTGCATGGCTGAATCCTATGAACTCCTCGAAGCCGTCTGCACGCAGCTCGTTGGACTTGCGAAGGAACTCGATTTCCAATTGGTGTTCAAAGCCAGTTTCGATAAAGCCAATCGCACCTCCATCAACAGCTATCGTGGACCCGGCCTTGATCAGGCCCTGCGTTGGTTCTCCCAATTGAAAGACAAGTTCCCAGGCCTGAAGGTCCTCACCGATGTGCATGAGACCGCGCAGGTGGGACCCGCGGCCGAAGTCATAGACGTGCTGCAGATTCCCGCGTTCCTTTGCCGGCAGACTGATCTCGTCGTCGCCGCGGTGAAGACCGGGCGATCCGTGAACGTGAAAAAGGGTCAATTCCTTGCCCCTGAAAATGCCCAGCATATTATCAGTAAGGTGCTGGCGGCGGCCGAAGAGGACAAGCTCACGCCGGATTTTGCGTTGACCGAGAGGGGCGCGACCTTTGGATATGGTAATCTGGTAGTTGATATGCGCGGACTCAAAGTGATGTCCGACCTGGGAGCGCCGGTGATCTTCGATATCACTCACAGCCTGCAGCTGCCGGCAGCCGGGGGATCGAGCGGCGAAATCTCGGGCGGTCTTCGCGGATTTGCTCCCGTGCTGGCCCGCGCGGCGACGGCGACGGGTTATCTGGATGGCTTTTTCCTGGAAGTGCATGCGGATCCGAACAAAGCCAAGAGCGATGCGGCGACCCAGCTTTCGCAAAAGCAGGCGGAGATTCTTTTAAGGCAGCTGCTCCCGCTCTGGCGTGAGATGCGGACGGCAACCGCGCATGACGGGGAATTCTTTTAA
- the map gene encoding type I methionyl aminopeptidase, with protein MIYLKSDQEIDTMKKSGRLAAELLDMIEAHVKPGITTLELNDICHEYTVARGAISAPLNYKGYPKSICTSVNDVVCHGIPSSKTRLKDGDIINIDVTPIVDGYHGDASRTYLVGNCSEKTKKLVRVTQECLDQAIAVVRPGARVGDIGAAIQKHAHANGFSVVRDFVGHGIGKNFHEDPQIFHYGEPGRGVRLEAGMVFTIEPMINEGDWRTKVKKDGWTAVTLDGSLSAQFEHTLAIRSDGRVEILTVRD; from the coding sequence GTGATCTATCTAAAGAGTGATCAGGAAATAGATACGATGAAGAAGAGCGGACGTCTCGCCGCTGAACTTCTCGATATGATCGAAGCTCATGTGAAGCCAGGGATTACCACCCTGGAGCTGAACGATATTTGTCACGAATACACCGTGGCCCGCGGGGCGATTTCCGCGCCTTTGAATTACAAAGGCTACCCCAAGTCCATCTGCACCTCGGTGAATGATGTCGTCTGTCACGGCATCCCTTCGTCGAAAACCCGTTTGAAGGACGGCGATATCATCAACATTGATGTGACGCCGATCGTCGATGGTTATCATGGTGATGCCTCACGCACTTACCTCGTGGGCAACTGCAGCGAGAAAACCAAAAAGCTTGTGCGGGTGACCCAGGAATGTCTGGATCAGGCGATCGCCGTGGTGCGTCCTGGAGCCCGCGTGGGTGACATCGGGGCCGCGATTCAAAAGCATGCGCATGCGAATGGCTTTTCCGTGGTGCGTGATTTCGTCGGTCATGGGATTGGCAAGAATTTTCATGAAGATCCGCAGATCTTTCATTACGGCGAGCCTGGTCGTGGCGTGCGGCTTGAAGCCGGGATGGTGTTCACCATCGAGCCTATGATTAACGAAGGCGACTGGCGGACCAAGGTGAAAAAGGACGGATGGACGGCCGTGACCCTCGATGGATCCCTTTCCGCCCAGTTTGAACATACTCTGGCCATTCGCAGTGATGGACGGGTCGAGATCCTCACCGTTCGCGACTAA
- the holA gene encoding DNA polymerase III subunit delta — protein MSYPKKSPYKTYRHGLPAVLKEDFFQKHKLLVLRGEADFLVTETARSLRAIYEAKNWAIERWEGPQVNAEKFLQATAAASLFDPETLTFINQAQGKNDLASHLATVKQAKDIQNPVCLLWRGGDPPAKFQKELDRLQAFVLACDEPAPWEFRDFVVDRAQHYQMKIAGDAADLLLEAVGSDLFKLDNELNRVSLTLGVAGQVAIVTAEAIRPLLGFLREDHIFKLDQFLCQEAYGRALLLLKDLLDRGEKALGLLAILAMHCRKALQIQAGVKQGQNPAEMARTLRLPPSVIQSYMGYVQRRPPQGFAKALRLCHEADRRLKSRGEGEEIWLNQIVWELRTHARPPKG, from the coding sequence TTGAGCTATCCAAAAAAATCCCCGTATAAGACCTATCGTCATGGTCTGCCGGCGGTATTGAAAGAGGACTTCTTTCAGAAGCATAAGCTTCTCGTTCTGCGCGGCGAGGCCGACTTTCTGGTCACCGAAACCGCACGCAGCCTGAGAGCCATTTATGAAGCCAAAAACTGGGCTATCGAGCGCTGGGAAGGTCCCCAGGTCAACGCTGAAAAATTTCTGCAGGCGACCGCTGCGGCCTCGCTCTTTGATCCGGAAACCCTGACCTTCATCAATCAGGCTCAGGGGAAGAACGATCTTGCGAGTCATCTGGCGACCGTGAAGCAGGCCAAGGATATTCAGAACCCCGTCTGCCTCCTGTGGCGAGGCGGTGATCCCCCTGCGAAGTTTCAAAAGGAACTCGACCGGCTGCAGGCCTTCGTCCTGGCCTGTGATGAGCCGGCACCCTGGGAATTCCGGGATTTCGTCGTGGATCGGGCCCAGCATTATCAGATGAAGATCGCCGGTGATGCCGCCGATCTTTTGCTGGAAGCCGTGGGTTCGGACCTCTTCAAACTCGATAATGAATTGAATCGCGTGAGCCTGACCCTGGGCGTGGCGGGACAGGTGGCGATCGTCACCGCGGAAGCCATACGGCCTTTGCTCGGGTTTTTGCGCGAGGATCACATCTTCAAACTCGATCAGTTCCTGTGTCAGGAAGCTTATGGCCGCGCGCTTTTGCTTTTGAAGGATCTTCTGGATCGCGGAGAAAAGGCTCTGGGTCTTTTGGCGATTCTTGCCATGCATTGCCGCAAGGCGCTGCAGATCCAGGCCGGTGTGAAGCAGGGGCAGAATCCTGCGGAAATGGCCCGTACATTGCGTTTGCCGCCGTCTGTGATCCAATCCTACATGGGCTATGTGCAAAGACGCCCGCCCCAGGGTTTTGCCAAAGCCCTGAGACTCTGTCATGAGGCGGATCGTCGCTTGAAAAGTCGCGGGGAAGGCGAAGAGATCTGGCTGAATCAGATCGTCTGGGAACTGCGGACGCATGCACGCCCGCCTAAGGGTTAG
- a CDS encoding bifunctional riboflavin kinase/FAD synthetase: MEASAITIGNFDGCHRGHQELIARVRSMAQAQGYSSLCLTFDPNPKQFFKPDRQVGKLFQAAQKLRALAELGLDYTVIQEFDLAFSQLKPYEFYQALLKQSLRVKAIVVGHDFRFGKNREGTLEVLQTLAQPDACAVDVVEPQDWNGQVISSSAIRGYLQERELQKARDLLGRPYLLEGPVVSGKKLGRQLGFPTANVATQDQLLPGLGVYAGFVVIGKEPSIFKIAPTRKPCILNIGKRPTVPGAEPTVTTEVHILSNDIGADALYGETLGVYLTHFVRTEQKFGSLDELKNQIALDCQKARSLLERA; this comes from the coding sequence ATGGAAGCAAGCGCGATTACGATCGGCAACTTCGATGGCTGCCATCGCGGACATCAGGAACTGATTGCCCGAGTACGTTCCATGGCTCAAGCCCAGGGATATTCCAGCCTGTGCTTAACCTTTGATCCGAATCCAAAACAATTTTTCAAACCGGATCGCCAGGTTGGTAAACTTTTTCAAGCGGCACAAAAGCTCAGGGCCCTTGCTGAACTTGGTCTCGATTACACTGTGATCCAGGAATTCGACCTCGCCTTCAGCCAGCTTAAACCCTATGAATTTTATCAAGCTCTTCTTAAGCAAAGCTTAAGAGTCAAGGCCATCGTTGTCGGTCATGATTTCCGTTTTGGAAAAAATCGCGAAGGCACCCTTGAAGTCCTGCAGACACTCGCACAGCCTGATGCCTGCGCGGTCGATGTCGTGGAGCCTCAGGACTGGAACGGTCAGGTCATAAGCAGCAGTGCGATCCGAGGCTATCTGCAGGAACGCGAACTGCAAAAAGCCCGTGATCTTCTGGGCCGGCCCTATCTTTTGGAAGGACCTGTGGTCAGCGGTAAAAAGTTGGGTCGACAGCTTGGTTTTCCCACGGCCAATGTCGCGACGCAGGATCAACTCCTTCCAGGACTTGGTGTCTATGCGGGCTTTGTCGTGATCGGCAAGGAGCCCAGCATTTTCAAGATAGCCCCGACTCGCAAACCCTGCATTCTCAACATTGGCAAGCGACCCACTGTCCCAGGGGCCGAGCCGACCGTGACGACCGAAGTTCATATTCTCTCAAATGATATCGGAGCGGACGCTCTTTACGGGGAAACCCTGGGGGTCTACCTCACCCATTTCGTGCGGACCGAGCAGAAATTTGGATCCCTGGACGAGCTGAAAAATCAGATTGCCTTGGATTGCCAGAAAGCGCGGTCGTTGCTGGAGAGAGCGTAA
- a CDS encoding type II secretion system F family protein: MPKYAYKAKSKTGQVKSGEVSAANKQAAKTLLSNKGLRILKLTATADDLGDGSRIRGLSRFIYRDKSGNIQIRLGAQLPTTRELGLFTKQFSLMIENGIPMLQALQMLRDQQRKIDFSETIEKIIRAIEQGASLTDALEPFPEIFDSLYVAMTRAGEASGRLDVILKQLVSYIEKAAKLKAQVKSAMAYPIIIVVVAVAVVTLLLVFVVPSFAKQFAESGQEIPGLTQLVIDMSNLLVDNWMEILGTIAASFFALRYYLKTENGKSVFDKAILKAPIIGEVMIKISVGRFCSTMSTMLSSGVSILEALTICATSSGNKSVERFVLNVREEISKGSTFAEPLAVDDFFPKMVVSMVAVGESTGTLDETLKKVTDIYEEEVDNAIAAMMSMIEPLMIVVIGGIVGFIVIAMYLPIFGMAGTV; encoded by the coding sequence GTGCCGAAGTACGCATACAAAGCGAAGTCGAAAACCGGGCAGGTGAAATCCGGAGAGGTCAGTGCCGCCAATAAACAGGCAGCGAAGACGCTATTATCCAATAAGGGCCTGCGCATCCTGAAACTGACGGCCACGGCGGATGATCTGGGTGATGGCTCCAGAATCCGTGGCCTCTCGCGCTTTATCTATCGCGACAAAAGCGGCAACATTCAGATTCGCCTGGGAGCGCAGTTGCCGACGACCCGCGAACTCGGCCTTTTCACCAAGCAGTTCTCGCTTATGATTGAGAACGGCATTCCCATGCTGCAGGCTTTGCAGATGCTTCGGGATCAGCAGCGCAAGATCGACTTTTCCGAAACCATAGAAAAAATCATCCGCGCGATCGAACAGGGGGCAAGCCTTACTGATGCGCTGGAACCCTTTCCCGAGATCTTCGATTCGCTTTATGTGGCCATGACCCGCGCCGGCGAGGCCTCGGGTCGCCTGGATGTGATTCTCAAGCAGCTCGTTTCCTATATTGAAAAAGCCGCGAAACTGAAGGCCCAGGTGAAGTCGGCCATGGCCTATCCTATCATCATCGTGGTCGTCGCCGTCGCCGTCGTTACCCTGCTTCTGGTCTTCGTGGTGCCGAGTTTCGCCAAGCAGTTCGCTGAAAGCGGTCAGGAGATTCCAGGCCTGACTCAGCTGGTGATCGACATGTCCAACCTGCTGGTCGATAATTGGATGGAAATTTTGGGCACCATCGCCGCGAGTTTCTTTGCCCTTCGCTATTACTTGAAAACTGAGAACGGAAAATCTGTATTTGACAAAGCCATTCTGAAAGCCCCTATTATCGGCGAAGTCATGATCAAAATTTCCGTGGGGCGTTTTTGTTCCACGATGTCGACGATGCTCAGTTCCGGCGTTTCCATTCTCGAAGCCCTGACCATCTGCGCGACGTCATCAGGCAACAAGTCGGTGGAAAGATTCGTTCTGAATGTACGCGAGGAAATCTCCAAAGGCAGCACCTTCGCCGAGCCTTTGGCCGTCGACGACTTCTTCCCGAAAATGGTGGTGTCCATGGTGGCTGTCGGCGAATCCACGGGTACGCTCGATGAAACCCTGAAAAAGGTCACCGACATTTATGAAGAGGAAGTCGACAATGCGATCGCCGCGATGATGTCGATGATCGAACCTCTGATGATCGTGGTCATCGGCGGCATCGTCGGCTTCATCGTGATCGCCATGTATCTGCCGATCTTCGGTATGGCGGGTACGGTCTGA
- a CDS encoding TVP38/TMEM64 family protein, whose translation MRIGWQKLLLVLILLLFFTAFIHYDLGRFLTIAQLKIAKHELLDYYASHRVMTALLFVVTYIVLAALSVPGALSLTFAAGAIFGPLLGTVLASVGSALGATGAFLSARYLLGNSIQKRYAGKLEMINRGFRDEGAFYLVSLRLFAVIPYFVTNVVMGLTPIPTRTFLWATQLGMLPVIFLFTYTGTELSGIESVSDLFSPRLILSFIAMALLPIVAKKLIQWWKKHQGARKS comes from the coding sequence ATGAGGATTGGCTGGCAGAAACTGCTCCTGGTCCTCATCCTCCTCCTCTTTTTTACCGCCTTCATCCACTACGATCTGGGACGCTTTCTCACCATTGCCCAGTTGAAAATAGCCAAACACGAACTTTTGGATTACTACGCCTCGCATAGGGTGATGACGGCGCTGCTTTTTGTGGTCACATATATAGTCCTGGCTGCCCTGTCCGTACCGGGAGCCTTGTCACTGACCTTTGCCGCCGGTGCGATCTTCGGGCCATTGCTCGGGACTGTGCTCGCATCCGTGGGATCGGCACTGGGCGCGACCGGAGCCTTTCTCTCGGCCCGCTATCTGTTAGGAAACAGTATACAAAAGCGTTATGCCGGGAAGCTTGAGATGATCAATCGCGGCTTTCGCGACGAGGGCGCGTTCTACCTTGTGTCTCTCAGGCTGTTTGCCGTCATTCCCTATTTTGTCACAAATGTTGTGATGGGCCTGACTCCGATCCCGACGCGGACCTTCCTCTGGGCGACCCAGCTCGGTATGCTGCCGGTGATTTTTCTCTTTACCTATACAGGAACGGAATTGAGCGGGATCGAAAGCGTCAGCGATCTGTTTTCGCCGCGCCTGATTCTTTCCTTCATTGCGATGGCGCTCCTCCCCATTGTGGCTAAAAAACTGATACAATGGTGGAAAAAGCATCAAGGAGCCCGGAAGTCATGA